The following are encoded together in the Gadus chalcogrammus isolate NIFS_2021 chromosome 2, NIFS_Gcha_1.0, whole genome shotgun sequence genome:
- the prpsap2 gene encoding phosphoribosyl pyrophosphate synthase-associated protein 2 gives MNHTKGGLVIFTANSHPSSRELGKRIAERLGVEIGKVQVYQEDNRETRVQIQESVRGKDVFVIQTVSKDVNTTIMEMLITVYACRTSCARSITGVLPYFPYSKQCKMRKRGSIVTKLIASMMCKAGLTHLITMDLHQKEIQGFFTIPVDNLRASPFLLQYIQEEIPDYRNAVIVAKSPASAKRAQSFAERLRLGIAVIHGEAQDAESDMVDGRHSPPTIKTSGAIHPSMEIPLLIPKEKPPITVVGDVGGRIAIIVDDIIDDVGSFVAAAETLKERGAYKVFVMATHGILSSDAPRFIEESAIDEVVVTNTIPHELQKLQCPKIKTVDISMILAEAIRRIHNGESMSYLFRNIAMDD, from the exons ATGAACCACACCAAGGGGGGCCTGGTCATCTTCACGGCCAACTCCCACCCGTCAAGCCGTGAGCTGGGCAAGAGGATCGCTGA GAGGCTAGGGGTGGAGATAGGCAAAGTGCAGGTGTACCAGGAAGATAACCGAG AAACGCGGGTGCAGATCCAAGAGTCGGTTCGAGGCAAAGATGTCTTTGTCATCCAGACGGTGTCCAA AGACGTGAACACCACCATCATGGAGATGCTGATCACAGTGTACGCGTGCAGGACCTCGTGTGCACGCAGCATCACGGGCGTGCTCCCATACTTCCCCTACAGTAAGCAGTgcaagatgaggaagaggggatCCATCGTCACCAAGCTCATCGCCTCCATGATGTGCAAGGCTG GCCTGACCCATCTGATCACCATGGACCTCCATCAGAAGGAGATCCAGGGCTTCTTCACCATCCCTGTGGACAACCTGAGAGCCTCGCCTTTCCTGCTGCAGTATATCCAGGAGGAG ATCCCTGATTACAGGAACGCTGTGATTGTGGCCAAATCCCCAGCCTCTGCCAAAAG gGCCCAGTCGTTCGCTGAGCGCCTCCGTCTGGGCATTGCGGTGATCCACGGCGAGGCCCAGGATGCAGAGTCTGACATGGTGGACGGCCGACACTCGCCCCCCACCATCAAGACCTCCGGCGCCATCCACCCCAGCATGGAGATACCAT tgttgATCCCTAAAGAGAAGCCACCCATCACCGTGGTGGGAGATGTGGGCGGTCGAATCGCCATCATAGTG GATGACATCATCGACGACGTGGGAAGCTTTGTGGCGGCAGCGGAGACGCTGAAGGAGCGGGGTGCCTACAAGGTCTTCGTCATGGCAACACACGGCATCCTGTCCAGTGATGCCCCGAGGTTTATCGAGGAGTCGGCCATCGACGAG gtGGTGGTGACCAACACCATCCCCCACGAGTTGCAGAAGCTCCAGTGTCCCAAGATCAAGACGGTGGACATCAGCATGATCCTGGCCGAGGCCATTCGACGCATCCACAACGGGGAGTCCATGTCCTACCTGTTCCGCAACATCGCCATGGACGACTGA